From the genome of Abyssicoccus albus, one region includes:
- a CDS encoding isochorismate synthase translates to MQQNNTKPNPFEIDIKYLADFIVKIYERQHKFLNKQLAIHDDYINEFNMKNENKFYMYKDLKQTIHIGIGVNQLVDASQYNEWCSTSIAQKGLYMADFDGNTTGPFNEFTDHIWLPHVQLTCTIADSKVKIYPEFSENMNGEHIYAILNYIRKSLKSNDELSHYAALGTMKELDVAQYQQSVKQILKEIKQNHIEKTVIARQVEFKFNNLGVRKNAVLKNLLISKDDNYHIWIENKGLCFISETPERLVRIEGDTLYTNGVAGTLYGQDKNQQSLLKDEKNINEHNFVVKDIISGIEPYIKEDSIQVGAPKLLSNTHVHHIYTSIEAKLNQNEPIDIIQKMHPTPALGGVPTDKATSLMSTLEPFERHLYGAPIGIVSNQKECDIAVGIRSMMMDKKRAILYAGSGIVEGSSVQEEQKETLYKFKPMLTLLGAEKHVK, encoded by the coding sequence ATGCAACAGAACAATACAAAACCAAATCCATTTGAAATTGATATAAAATATTTGGCAGATTTTATAGTGAAGATATATGAAAGACAACATAAATTTTTAAACAAGCAACTAGCAATTCATGATGATTATATAAATGAATTCAATATGAAAAATGAAAATAAATTTTACATGTATAAAGATTTAAAACAAACAATACATATTGGAATTGGAGTAAATCAGTTAGTTGATGCATCACAATACAACGAATGGTGTTCAACTTCAATAGCTCAAAAAGGGTTATATATGGCCGATTTTGATGGAAACACCACGGGACCTTTTAATGAGTTTACTGATCATATATGGTTGCCACATGTTCAGTTAACTTGCACTATTGCTGATTCTAAAGTGAAAATTTATCCCGAATTCTCTGAAAATATGAATGGAGAACATATTTATGCGATTCTAAATTATATCAGAAAGTCATTGAAATCGAATGACGAGTTATCGCATTATGCAGCACTTGGCACGATGAAAGAGCTTGATGTAGCTCAATATCAACAAAGTGTAAAACAAATCCTTAAAGAAATAAAACAAAACCATATAGAAAAGACGGTTATTGCGAGACAAGTAGAATTTAAATTCAACAATTTAGGTGTTCGAAAGAATGCTGTGTTAAAAAATTTGCTCATATCAAAAGACGATAACTATCATATTTGGATTGAAAATAAAGGTCTTTGCTTTATTAGTGAAACACCTGAACGGTTAGTGAGAATCGAAGGTGATACATTGTATACGAATGGTGTCGCTGGGACATTATATGGTCAAGATAAAAATCAACAGTCATTATTAAAAGATGAAAAAAATATTAATGAACATAATTTTGTTGTGAAAGATATTATTTCTGGTATTGAACCTTATATTAAAGAGGATTCAATTCAAGTCGGAGCACCTAAATTATTATCAAATACTCACGTACATCACATATATACTTCGATTGAAGCGAAATTAAACCAAAATGAACCTATCGATATTATTCAAAAGATGCATCCGACGCCTGCTCTAGGTGGAGTACCTACGGATAAAGCAACAAGTTTAATGAGTACACTTGAGCCGTTTGAACGTCACTTATATGGTGCACCAATTGGAATAGTATCGAATCAAAAAGAGTGTGATATTGCGGTCGGTATTCGATCTATGATGATGGATAAAAAACGAGCTATTTTATATGCCGGAAGTGGTATTGTAGAAGGTTCGTCGGTTCAAGAAGAACAGAAAGAAACATTATATAAATTTAAGCCTATGCTCACACTTTTAGGAGCTGAAAAGCATGTTAAATAA